From Segatella copri, the proteins below share one genomic window:
- a CDS encoding acyl-CoA dehydratase activase-related protein, which translates to MEKTYYIGLDVGSTTAKIAVIDSDNRVIYSKYERHNARVNELVSQYFDEILALTGDAEARICVTGSVGMATAEQLQAEFVQEVVAASVYARTAHPEAKALIDIGGEDAKVIFFKENGNMELRMNGNCAGGTGAFIDQMSVLMGVENQKMSELAMKAEHVYPMAARCGVFAKTDIQNLMARNLPEADIAASIFHSIAVQTVVTLSHGISFEAPILLCGGPLTFLPALRKAFCDYLHLSPNDFIVSGNSNLIPALGCAYRAKSADSAASVSVLRSRMKKEIQTEWTSSLLPLFKNEKEHQEWLKSKAKFATETKPLNKGKQQVVIGIDSGSTTTKIVAVRVNAETPTGDIVFTNYRLNLGNPIKAVADGLNALKQEAALRGAELEIVGSCSTGYGEELIKAAFGLDSGIIETMAHERAAASLMPDVSFILDIGGQDMKAIFVEKGAVVRMELNEACSSGCGTFIQTFANNMGYSVGDFAQLACQSKAPCDLGTRCTVFMNSKVKQVLREGASVADISAGISYSVIKNCLYKVLKLHGNENLGGKIVVQGGTMRNDAVVRAFELLTHTEVARSNMPELMGAYGCALHAAADYKHRTSGEDEHPASSRSIDDLQNLAHYETKQLQCKGCENHCYVSRYTFAGGNRFYSGNKCERVFNNKGVNGIKGKNIYEYKYSLLFDREVVNPPATAFRGTWVGIPRILNMYEEYPFWNALLRAAGLGVILSSDSTFSQYEGALNTVMSDNICFPAKLAHSHLKELNENPKVDRILMPYVVYEHNDDPKNTLNSFNCPVVSGYSDVIKSVINLKKPIDTPVINFAQPKALEKQITDYLKQLGVSKKTAHKALREALYAQAVYAAEIKKQGWEILKNEETVALKPNKGLTILLAGRPYHTDPLIQHKLSEMIANLGVNVISEDIARGNLFADFKDFNLEDLATERNEAALASQDNNEAYNCQPETYLVKQWAYMNRILKAAQWVAEQGDEVHFVQMTSFGCGPDSFIQDEIRDIMKRHNKPFTLLKIDDVSNIGSLKLRVRSLIESLKGVKEVKSEERRVKNSTAEEIQHSTLNIQHLQQTKVFTRQDIHRKILAPFMTEYLTPIIPPILKLIGYDVKVLPMSNEVSAELGLKFANNEVCYPATLIVGDIIKALKSGRYDLNNTAVVMSQTGGQCRATNYAGLIKRAMISNGFQDIPLLTLGVTASTGEASGSTDDKQDYNEQDGFNVPWLKYSQIIVTAIFYGDAINEMYNACIVRERKPGIARELRDKYMQLIDGPIAQNSAKGLIRLLEQAAEEFNQMTLDRTLPKVGIVGEIFLKFNPFAHQFLEQNIISRGIEVVPPLLAPFFLQEFVNVEIQKHMRLSCTKVPDFIIKGAYQALIGRRLRQVNKAAGKFRYFRPFTNIYDDAKDVQGLVSLAAQFGEGWLLPADIVGYIRDGVNNIISLQPFGCIANHVISKGIEKRLHDRFPTLNLVSLDFDSGVSEVNVTNRLLLFLDSIAK; encoded by the coding sequence ATGGAGAAGACTTATTACATAGGACTGGACGTTGGCTCTACGACAGCCAAAATAGCCGTTATCGACAGCGATAATCGGGTAATTTACTCAAAATACGAACGCCACAACGCTCGTGTCAACGAACTTGTGTCACAATATTTCGATGAGATTTTAGCCCTCACGGGCGATGCAGAGGCAAGAATCTGCGTAACGGGAAGCGTAGGAATGGCTACTGCCGAACAGCTCCAGGCGGAGTTTGTACAGGAGGTGGTGGCTGCATCGGTCTATGCCCGTACGGCTCATCCTGAGGCGAAGGCGCTCATCGATATTGGTGGCGAGGACGCGAAGGTTATCTTCTTCAAGGAAAACGGAAATATGGAACTGCGCATGAACGGCAACTGCGCCGGCGGAACGGGCGCTTTCATCGACCAGATGAGTGTGCTGATGGGCGTAGAGAACCAGAAGATGAGCGAGTTGGCGATGAAGGCAGAGCACGTTTATCCGATGGCTGCCCGCTGCGGCGTGTTTGCCAAGACCGACATCCAGAACCTGATGGCGCGCAATCTGCCCGAAGCCGATATTGCAGCCAGCATCTTCCATTCCATCGCCGTACAGACGGTGGTTACGCTTTCTCACGGCATCAGTTTCGAGGCTCCTATCCTGCTCTGCGGCGGTCCGCTTACCTTTCTTCCGGCTCTCCGCAAGGCTTTCTGCGATTATCTCCATCTCTCTCCAAACGACTTCATCGTATCAGGAAACAGCAATCTCATTCCGGCTCTGGGCTGTGCTTATCGGGCTAAATCGGCAGATTCTGCTGCCTCAGTATCTGTTCTCAGAAGCCGGATGAAAAAAGAAATACAAACGGAATGGACCAGCAGTCTGCTGCCTCTGTTCAAGAATGAGAAAGAGCACCAGGAATGGCTCAAATCTAAGGCGAAATTCGCTACGGAAACCAAACCGCTGAATAAAGGAAAACAGCAGGTTGTGATTGGTATTGACTCGGGCTCTACTACGACGAAGATTGTTGCGGTAAGGGTGAATGCGGAGACGCCTACGGGAGATATTGTCTTTACCAATTACCGCCTGAATCTGGGAAATCCGATCAAGGCTGTAGCGGATGGACTGAACGCCCTGAAGCAGGAAGCTGCATTGCGAGGCGCTGAACTGGAAATCGTAGGCTCCTGCTCTACAGGTTACGGCGAAGAACTTATCAAGGCGGCTTTCGGCCTCGATAGCGGCATTATCGAAACAATGGCGCACGAAAGAGCGGCTGCCTCACTCATGCCTGACGTGAGTTTTATCCTGGACATCGGCGGACAGGACATGAAGGCTATCTTCGTGGAGAAAGGGGCTGTGGTGCGCATGGAACTCAACGAGGCGTGCAGTTCGGGCTGCGGAACATTCATCCAGACCTTTGCCAACAATATGGGTTATTCTGTAGGCGATTTTGCTCAACTCGCCTGCCAGTCGAAGGCTCCCTGCGACCTGGGAACCCGCTGCACCGTCTTCATGAACTCGAAGGTAAAACAGGTGCTCAGAGAGGGCGCTTCTGTAGCTGATATTTCTGCCGGAATCTCTTATTCGGTCATCAAGAACTGTCTTTATAAGGTATTGAAACTCCATGGTAATGAGAACCTTGGAGGCAAAATCGTTGTGCAGGGTGGTACAATGAGAAACGATGCGGTGGTAAGAGCATTTGAGTTGCTCACCCATACCGAAGTGGCACGAAGCAACATGCCTGAACTGATGGGCGCCTACGGCTGTGCCCTTCATGCAGCGGCAGATTACAAGCATCGCACATCTGGAGAAGACGAGCACCCTGCCTCATCAAGATCCATCGATGATCTCCAGAATCTGGCTCATTATGAAACCAAACAGCTGCAATGCAAAGGCTGCGAAAACCATTGTTATGTTTCCCGCTACACCTTTGCCGGCGGTAACCGATTCTACTCCGGAAACAAGTGCGAGCGTGTGTTCAACAACAAGGGAGTAAACGGGATAAAAGGCAAAAATATCTACGAATACAAATACAGTTTACTATTTGATAGAGAGGTAGTTAACCCACCTGCTACGGCGTTTCGCGGTACATGGGTAGGCATTCCTCGCATCCTCAACATGTACGAGGAATATCCGTTCTGGAATGCGCTGCTCCGGGCAGCCGGATTGGGCGTGATTCTCTCTTCCGATTCCACTTTCAGCCAGTATGAAGGAGCCTTGAATACGGTGATGAGCGACAATATCTGCTTCCCGGCTAAACTGGCTCACAGTCATCTGAAGGAACTCAACGAGAACCCGAAGGTTGACCGCATCCTCATGCCATACGTGGTTTATGAGCATAATGACGACCCGAAGAATACGCTGAACAGCTTCAACTGTCCGGTCGTTTCGGGCTACAGCGATGTCATCAAGTCGGTCATCAATCTGAAGAAACCGATCGATACGCCCGTCATCAACTTTGCCCAGCCTAAGGCGCTGGAAAAGCAGATTACCGATTATCTCAAGCAACTGGGAGTAAGCAAGAAGACTGCCCATAAAGCGCTGAGAGAGGCCCTCTATGCTCAGGCAGTATATGCTGCCGAAATCAAGAAACAGGGCTGGGAGATTCTGAAAAATGAAGAAACAGTGGCTCTTAAGCCAAACAAGGGACTTACGATTCTGCTGGCAGGCCGTCCTTATCATACTGACCCGCTGATTCAGCACAAGCTGAGCGAGATGATAGCCAATCTGGGAGTCAACGTCATCAGCGAAGACATCGCCCGGGGTAATCTCTTTGCAGATTTCAAAGACTTCAATCTGGAGGACCTGGCGACAGAAAGAAATGAGGCAGCTTTAGCCAGCCAAGACAACAACGAAGCATACAACTGTCAGCCAGAGACTTATCTCGTGAAGCAATGGGCGTATATGAACCGTATTCTGAAGGCAGCACAATGGGTAGCCGAACAGGGCGATGAGGTTCATTTCGTCCAGATGACCAGTTTCGGCTGCGGTCCTGACAGTTTTATCCAGGACGAGATTCGCGACATCATGAAGCGCCACAACAAGCCTTTCACGCTGCTGAAGATAGATGACGTGAGCAATATCGGCTCCCTGAAGCTCCGTGTCCGCTCGCTGATAGAAAGCCTGAAGGGAGTAAAGGAAGTGAAGAGTGAAGAACGAAGAGTGAAAAATTCAACAGCTGAAGAAATTCAACATTCAACACTCAACATTCAACATTTACAGCAGACCAAGGTATTCACCAGGCAGGATATTCATCGCAAGATTCTCGCTCCTTTCATGACCGAATACCTCACCCCTATCATTCCACCTATCCTGAAACTGATAGGCTATGATGTAAAGGTACTTCCGATGAGCAATGAGGTAAGCGCCGAACTCGGCTTGAAGTTTGCCAACAACGAAGTCTGTTATCCGGCAACACTCATCGTCGGCGACATCATCAAAGCCTTGAAATCAGGCAGATACGACCTGAATAATACGGCAGTAGTGATGAGTCAGACGGGCGGCCAATGTCGCGCAACCAACTACGCCGGCCTCATCAAACGTGCGATGATTTCCAATGGATTCCAGGACATTCCGCTGCTCACGCTCGGTGTAACAGCCTCAACAGGCGAAGCATCAGGCTCAACAGACGACAAGCAAGACTACAACGAGCAGGACGGCTTCAATGTGCCTTGGCTGAAATACAGTCAGATTATCGTTACCGCCATTTTCTATGGCGATGCAATCAACGAAATGTACAACGCCTGCATCGTAAGAGAGCGTAAACCGGGCATTGCCAGAGAGTTGCGCGATAAATACATGCAGCTGATAGACGGACCTATCGCCCAGAATTCAGCCAAAGGACTCATCCGACTCCTGGAACAGGCAGCCGAAGAATTCAACCAGATGACCCTCGACAGAACGTTGCCGAAGGTAGGAATCGTAGGCGAAATCTTCCTGAAGTTCAATCCTTTCGCCCACCAGTTCCTGGAGCAGAACATCATTTCGCGCGGCATTGAGGTGGTTCCGCCTCTGCTTGCCCCTTTCTTCCTGCAGGAATTTGTGAATGTAGAGATACAGAAACACATGCGGCTGAGTTGCACCAAAGTGCCCGATTTCATCATCAAGGGCGCTTATCAGGCGCTGATAGGCAGAAGATTGCGCCAGGTAAACAAGGCAGCCGGCAAGTTCCGCTACTTCCGTCCGTTCACCAATATCTATGATGATGCGAAGGACGTACAGGGACTGGTTTCGCTCGCAGCCCAGTTTGGAGAAGGCTGGCTTCTGCCTGCCGACATCGTAGGTTACATCCGTGATGGCGTGAACAACATCATCTCGCTCCAGCCTTTCGGCTGCATCGCCAACCACGTGATTTCCAAGGGCATCGAGAAACGTCTCCACGACCGGTTCCCTACACTCAACCTCGTATCGCTCGACTTCGATTCCGGTGTTTCAGAGGTAAACGTCACCAACCGACTGCTCCTCTTCCTGGACAGCATCGCAAAATAA
- a CDS encoding MATE family efflux transporter — protein MKKEKRDNYTFLTHAPVHHVIFTMAIPTIISMLSTSMYNLADTYFVGSINTQSVAAVGVAFAAMAVIQAIGFFFGHGAGNYVSRQLGAKHTEEAQKMATTGFVLSFLTGLLIAILGHLFLTPLCLLMGSTPTILPYTERYLGIILLGAPFMTTSLTLNNLMRFQGNAMYAMKGIMSGVLLNLILAPLLILYFQLGITGAAVATLISQCFGCAMLFWMTHKGENIRIRLSNFTPTRAFAKEIIFGGTPSLSRQGLGSIATLMLNVAAGAFGDAAIAGMSIVTRISFFTYAMVIGLGQGFQPLCGFCYGAKLYGRVKEAFFFCIKCGTVFLSVCALLGFIFSTSIISIFRDDAAVVAVGSVALRWQVLSFPLVASIVLTNMLMQTIRKPVRANIVAAARSGLFFIPLIFILPYFFGLLGVEMCQMWADCCSFAVAVPIAWSAFRDMRREQMELGKSH, from the coding sequence ATGAAGAAAGAGAAAAGAGACAACTATACGTTCCTCACTCATGCCCCTGTGCATCATGTGATTTTTACGATGGCCATACCAACGATTATCAGTATGCTGTCGACGAGCATGTACAACCTCGCCGACACCTATTTCGTGGGCAGCATCAACACGCAGAGTGTGGCAGCGGTAGGCGTTGCCTTTGCAGCAATGGCTGTGATTCAGGCGATTGGTTTTTTCTTCGGTCACGGAGCAGGCAATTATGTTTCGCGACAGTTGGGCGCCAAGCATACGGAAGAGGCACAGAAGATGGCAACAACGGGCTTTGTGCTGAGTTTTCTTACCGGTCTCCTCATCGCCATTCTAGGTCATCTTTTCCTCACTCCGCTCTGCCTTCTGATGGGTTCTACGCCCACCATTCTTCCTTATACAGAGCGTTATCTGGGCATTATCCTGCTGGGTGCTCCCTTTATGACCACCTCGCTTACGCTGAATAACCTGATGCGCTTCCAGGGCAATGCGATGTATGCGATGAAGGGCATCATGTCGGGGGTGCTGCTCAATCTGATTCTGGCTCCTCTGCTCATTCTCTACTTCCAGCTGGGCATTACCGGAGCCGCCGTAGCCACCCTCATCAGCCAGTGTTTCGGCTGCGCCATGCTCTTCTGGATGACGCATAAAGGCGAGAACATCCGCATCCGTCTCAGCAATTTCACCCCTACCCGCGCCTTTGCCAAGGAGATTATCTTCGGCGGAACCCCTTCGCTGTCAAGACAGGGACTGGGAAGTATTGCTACGCTGATGCTCAATGTGGCAGCAGGTGCGTTTGGCGATGCAGCCATTGCGGGCATGAGCATCGTTACCCGCATCTCCTTCTTCACCTATGCGATGGTCATCGGTCTGGGTCAGGGATTCCAGCCGCTCTGCGGATTCTGCTACGGAGCCAAACTCTATGGGCGCGTAAAGGAAGCCTTCTTTTTCTGCATCAAATGCGGCACGGTTTTCCTCAGCGTCTGTGCCCTTCTCGGCTTCATCTTCTCAACATCCATCATCAGCATCTTCCGCGATGATGCAGCGGTTGTAGCCGTAGGTTCGGTGGCTTTGCGATGGCAGGTGCTCAGTTTTCCGCTCGTAGCCAGTATCGTGCTCACCAACATGCTGATGCAGACCATCCGTAAACCGGTGAGAGCCAACATCGTAGCGGCAGCACGCAGCGGACTTTTCTTCATTCCGCTCATCTTCATCCTCCCCTATTTCTTCGGACTGCTGGGCGTTGAGATGTGTCAGATGTGGGCAGATTGCTGCTCGTTTGCCGTTGCGGTTCCGATAGCCTGGAGCGCTTTCAGGGATATGAGAAGAGAGCAGATGGAACTTGGGAAAAGCCACTAG
- a CDS encoding N-acetyltransferase translates to MNDEIRIIPITTKKGLKTFIQFHYDLYRDHKFAIPFLRFDEMNTLDPKKNPAFEFCEAQYFLAVDSEARIVGRIAAIINHRANEQWNKKQVRFGWFDFVDNVAVSCALLRAVESWGKSRGMNECVGPLGFTDMDREGLLIEGFDRKSTMYINYNYPYYKTHLESYPLYEKDNDWLEYRIRIPEVTPAKFAKTAQMIESRYNLHVHKFTRRELTSGGMGRKVFEIVNETYKNLYDFQQLTEKQIDEYVNTYIKKADLNLVTGVVDGNVGNKLVAFGVSFPSFTDALREIGDGKLFPTGWLKVLKVLKWHKTDTVDLLLIGVLPEYRKKGANALIFADLIEQYRRYGFKWAEAMPQMETNTGVQSQWQYLESEQHRRHRCYKKKI, encoded by the coding sequence ATGAATGATGAGATAAGAATCATACCGATAACGACTAAAAAAGGGCTGAAAACCTTCATTCAGTTTCATTATGATCTCTACAGAGACCATAAGTTTGCCATTCCCTTTTTGCGTTTCGACGAGATGAATACGCTGGACCCAAAGAAGAATCCTGCCTTCGAATTCTGCGAGGCACAATACTTTCTGGCGGTTGACAGCGAGGCTCGTATCGTAGGTAGAATTGCTGCCATTATCAACCATCGTGCCAACGAACAGTGGAACAAGAAGCAGGTTCGCTTCGGCTGGTTTGATTTCGTGGATAATGTTGCGGTTTCCTGTGCCTTGTTGCGCGCAGTAGAAAGCTGGGGCAAGAGCAGGGGAATGAACGAATGCGTAGGTCCGCTCGGATTTACGGATATGGACCGTGAAGGCTTGCTCATCGAGGGTTTCGACCGGAAGTCTACGATGTATATCAATTACAATTATCCTTATTATAAGACGCATCTGGAGAGTTATCCGCTCTATGAGAAGGATAACGACTGGCTGGAGTACCGCATCAGAATTCCGGAAGTGACGCCGGCTAAGTTTGCCAAGACAGCCCAGATGATAGAGAGCCGATATAATCTGCATGTTCATAAGTTCACCCGCCGGGAACTGACCTCGGGAGGAATGGGTAGGAAGGTGTTCGAAATAGTGAACGAAACTTATAAGAATCTCTATGATTTCCAGCAGCTTACGGAGAAGCAGATAGATGAATATGTAAATACTTATATCAAGAAGGCTGACTTGAACCTGGTAACGGGTGTGGTAGATGGCAACGTTGGCAACAAGCTGGTAGCCTTCGGTGTTTCCTTCCCTTCGTTTACCGATGCGCTGCGTGAGATAGGCGATGGCAAGCTTTTCCCTACGGGTTGGCTGAAGGTGCTGAAGGTTCTGAAGTGGCACAAGACGGATACGGTAGATTTGCTCTTGATTGGTGTTCTTCCGGAATATCGCAAGAAGGGAGCCAACGCGCTTATTTTTGCCGATCTGATAGAGCAGTATCGCCGTTATGGCTTTAAATGGGCTGAAGCAATGCCGCAGATGGAGACCAATACCGGTGTTCAGAGCCAGTGGCAGTATCTGGAGAGCGAACAGCATCGCCGTCATCGCTGCTATAAGAAGAAGATTTAA
- a CDS encoding peptidase domain-containing ABC transporter — MKNNFTFTHQHDSMQCGVACLQMICKCFGREYTMDSLSKLCFATTEGVSMLGINEGANILGLHTISTKTTISMLGEASLPCILHWNQNHFVVLYKVKKGKKFYVADPGKGLVTYGLEEFKQHWISTKSNDEDKGIAMFLETTPAFYTYKMEGEEHIKEKRSFRFLLGYVRKYRKYFGQIILGLVVGSLLQLVLPFLTQSIVDVGIKNQDIGFVWLILLGQLMLTISRTAIDFIRRWLLLHISLRINISLVSDFFIKLLKLPMSFFDTKLMGDLMQRMNDHSRVNNFLTQQTLNITFAMLTFVVFSVVLFFYNKFVFAIFLLGSILYGAWMTLFLKRRKVLDYELFEQQAINNNKTYEFITSMQEIKLQDCEQRRRWEWEDTQADLFGVQMKSLKLQQTQEAGSIFINEVKNIIITVVAATAVIHGQMTLGMMLAVQYIIGQLNSPVEQLMNFFYSLQDVKISLERINEIHQMDDENGKEGLLTSIEDKDEGIDIKNIMFKYDPHALRKTIDNVNIHIPQGKVTAIVGASGSGKTTLIRLMLGYYPVLEGQINIGNTDINKLNKKWWRRQCGVVMQEGVIFSESIARNIAVDDGDIDKERLLKAAEIACIKDYVMALPLKFNTKIGRDGVGLSQGQKQRILIARAVYKNPDYIFLDEATNSLDANNERSIVENLDKFYKGKTVVIVAHRLSTVKNADQIVVIDHGKVVEVGNHESLTAKRGAYYNLVKNQLELGN; from the coding sequence ATGAAAAATAATTTTACATTCACCCACCAACATGATTCTATGCAATGTGGGGTAGCATGCTTGCAAATGATATGTAAATGTTTCGGCAGAGAGTACACAATGGATTCACTGTCGAAACTTTGCTTTGCAACAACGGAAGGGGTGTCCATGCTAGGCATCAATGAGGGAGCTAATATCCTAGGATTACACACAATAAGTACAAAAACTACCATTTCTATGTTAGGTGAAGCCTCTCTACCTTGTATTCTTCATTGGAATCAGAATCACTTTGTTGTCTTGTATAAGGTAAAGAAAGGCAAGAAATTCTATGTCGCTGACCCAGGGAAGGGATTGGTTACTTATGGCTTAGAAGAATTTAAGCAGCATTGGATAAGCACAAAATCCAATGATGAGGACAAGGGCATTGCCATGTTCTTGGAAACCACTCCAGCCTTCTATACTTACAAGATGGAGGGCGAAGAACACATCAAAGAGAAGAGGTCTTTCCGCTTTCTCCTTGGATATGTGAGGAAATATCGCAAGTATTTCGGACAAATTATCTTGGGTTTGGTAGTCGGAAGCCTCTTGCAGCTTGTCTTGCCATTCCTTACCCAGTCCATTGTAGATGTCGGCATCAAGAACCAAGACATCGGCTTTGTTTGGCTTATCCTGTTGGGACAGTTGATGCTCACTATCAGCCGAACGGCAATCGACTTTATCCGCAGATGGCTATTGCTTCATATATCCTTGCGCATCAATATTTCATTGGTGAGCGACTTCTTCATCAAGCTCTTGAAGTTGCCGATGTCTTTCTTTGACACGAAGCTCATGGGCGACTTGATGCAGAGAATGAACGACCATAGCCGTGTGAACAACTTCCTCACTCAGCAAACGCTCAATATTACCTTTGCCATGCTCACCTTCGTGGTCTTCTCGGTGGTGTTGTTCTTCTATAACAAGTTTGTGTTTGCCATCTTCTTGTTGGGAAGCATCCTCTATGGCGCATGGATGACCTTGTTCTTGAAACGGAGAAAGGTGCTCGACTATGAATTGTTTGAGCAGCAAGCTATTAACAACAATAAGACCTACGAGTTTATCACCTCCATGCAGGAAATCAAGTTGCAGGATTGTGAGCAACGCAGAAGATGGGAATGGGAGGACACGCAAGCAGACTTGTTCGGGGTGCAGATGAAATCACTCAAACTCCAACAGACACAGGAGGCTGGAAGTATCTTCATCAACGAGGTGAAGAACATCATCATCACGGTAGTTGCAGCCACCGCCGTAATCCATGGTCAAATGACACTCGGTATGATGCTTGCCGTGCAATACATCATCGGACAGCTCAACTCGCCTGTGGAGCAACTGATGAACTTCTTCTATTCTCTGCAAGATGTGAAGATTAGCTTGGAACGAATCAACGAGATTCACCAGATGGATGATGAGAACGGAAAGGAAGGCTTGCTAACTTCTATTGAGGACAAGGACGAGGGCATCGACATCAAGAACATCATGTTCAAATATGATCCACATGCTTTGCGCAAGACCATAGACAATGTGAACATTCACATTCCGCAAGGTAAGGTAACAGCCATCGTTGGCGCATCTGGCAGTGGAAAGACCACCCTCATCCGTTTGATGCTTGGTTATTATCCCGTCTTGGAGGGACAAATCAACATAGGCAATACTGACATCAACAAGCTCAACAAGAAATGGTGGCGCAGACAATGTGGCGTTGTGATGCAGGAAGGTGTCATCTTCTCGGAGAGTATCGCACGAAACATTGCTGTTGATGATGGTGACATAGACAAGGAACGGTTGCTAAAAGCAGCCGAGATAGCTTGTATCAAGGATTATGTGATGGCTTTGCCTCTGAAGTTCAACACCAAGATTGGACGTGATGGCGTGGGACTGAGCCAGGGACAGAAACAACGCATCTTGATAGCAAGGGCGGTGTATAAGAATCCAGACTATATCTTCCTTGACGAGGCAACCAACTCGCTAGATGCTAACAACGAGAGAAGCATCGTGGAGAACTTGGATAAGTTCTACAAGGGCAAGACTGTTGTGATTGTGGCTCATCGACTGAGTACGGTGAAGAATGCCGACCAAATCGTAGTCATAGACCATGGTAAGGTCGTTGAGGTTGGCAACCATGAGTCTTTGACCGCCAAGCGAGGGGCATACTATAATCTTGTGAAGAATCAATTGGAATTGGGAAACTAA